A segment of the Georgenia sp. M64 genome:
CAGGCCGTCGCCGAGCCCCTCACCCCGCCCGCCACCGACAGTGAGGACTCGGCCGGAGACGGGGACGGGGATGAGGACGAAGATGCTGCGCGGGTCAGGCGGCGGCGTCGGCTCGACCGGCCGATCGCGGAGGTCATCGCCCAGGTCTACGCCGAGCACGCGGCCACCCTCGGGGTGGCCCTGAACGTCCTGGCCTCGATGGCCCCGGGCCCCGAGCTCGCCGCCCTGCTGGACGAGATCGACCTCGACGCCCTCGCCCCCTTCGCCAAGGTCGAGGTCGTCGCCGCCTACAAACGCCTGGAGTCCTGGTCCGCCGGACGGGCCGCGCTCGCCGCCGCCCACGTCGCCACCGAACCGGTGATGTACGCCAAGACCGGCGCGGCCGCCCCCAAGACCATCGACGGCACCGCCGAAGAGCTCGCCCTGCGCCTGGCCACCACCCGGCAGGACGCCGCCAAGCTCGTCGCCACCGGGCAGGGCCTGACCCGGTCCTTCGCCGCGACCCGCGCCCACCTCGAATCCGGTCAGATCGACTACCGCAAGGCCGCCACCATCGTCGCCACCCTCCACCACAGCCCCACCCCCGTGGCGTGGATGGTCGAGCACGACATCCTCACCGAGGCCGACCGGCGCACCCACCCCCAGCTCGTGCGCGACCTCGCCGACAAGCTCATCGCCGTCGACCCCCACGATGCCCAGGCCCGCCACCACCGCGCCCGCGCCCGCCGCCACGTCACCCACACCCAGCCCCTACCCGACGGCATGGGCCGCATCAGCGCCGTCACCACCGCCACCAGCTGCGTCCAGATCGACCTCGTCCTGGACCACATGGCCCAGAGCGCCCGCGCCGCCGGCGACACCCGCACCACCGACCAGCTCCGAGCCGACATCCTCCTCGCCCTCATCACCGGCCGCTTCCGCCCCACCACCCACACCCCCGGCCACGACCACGACCACGCCGAGGGCGACGCCGACGCCGCCACCAACAGCGACCCCGACGCCGACGCCGACGCCGCCACCGCAGCCGATACCGATGCCGACGCCGACGCCGATGCCGATACCGCAGCCGGGCCGCGAACCGAGGCCGACGCCGGGACCGGGGCCGTCGAGTCCGGGACGACCTGCCGGTGCCCCGCCGCCCCCCAGGACCCCAGCGAAGGCCCCTGCCTGCCCCCGCTGCACCTGCTCATCCCCGCCGACGGCGAGTGGTTCGGCGACCCACCCAAGGTCGACATCCGCCTCGACGTACCCCTGTCCGTCCTCCTCCCACCAGCCACCGCCACCCCACCGACCACCACCACGCAGCAGCCGCCGCCGACGTCAGGTCCGCCGCAGGACGCTCCCACGGTGCCCGGCCAGCCGCCCGACGACACGGCAGAGTCACCGCCGACCTCCGACCCGCCGACGTCCGACCCGCCGCAGGACGGGCCGACGTCTGACCAGCCGCAGGACACGCCGACCTCTGACCCACCGCAGGACACGCCCGCGGTGCCCGGCGAGTTCCCCGACGACCCGCCCGCCGGTGTCGCCACCCTCACCGGCTACGGCCCCATCACCCCCGACGTCGCCCGCGCCCTCGCCGCCGGCGGCACCTGGCGCCGGATCGTCACCGACCCCCTCACCGGAGCCGTCCTCGACGTCGGCCGCACCCGCTACCGGCCCCCCGCCGACCTCCTCGACCACGTCCGCCAACGCGACCGCACCTGCGTCCGCCCCGGCTGCACCACCCCCGCCCACCGCTGCCAGTACGACCACACCCAAGCCTGGGCCCACGGCGGCCCCACCGCCGCACACAACGGCGGACCCCTGTGCACCCGCGACCACACCATCAAAACCGCCGGCATCTTCACCGTCGTCCAACCCCAACCCGGCATCTTCGAATGGCTCACCCCCACCGGACACGCCTACCGACGAGAGATCAACGGCACCATCACCATGCTCCCCCACACACCGCCCCACCTCGCCGACCGCCGACCCACGACGAAACACCTCACCGGCGCCGCACCCGGCGATCCACCCCCAGACCCCGGCACCCCGCCCTACTGATCTCCCTACTGATCAGACACGCTGAGTGCGGACGGACCGGGACGACATCCCACGGCCGGGGCCGGACTCGGTGTCCGAGGGATCCGATGAGGCGAACGCTCCGACGGGGGGGCTGGACGAGGGGCTCAGATGCCGCTGGGATGCCGATACCAAGAGCCCCACGGCGCTTGGACCGGAGAGCGGCGTCGGCGCCCCAAGTCCTGACCCTTGTGCCCGGTTCGTCCCCGGCGGACGATGGAGCTCCTCACCGCCGGGCGCGCGTTCCCGCGACTGCAGGGGGTGCCGGGCTGCTGCACCCCGACGGCGAGGGAGCCGTGCATGTGCACGGCCCCTCTCGCGGGCTCGCCGACACCGCCCGGGCCGTCCGCCCCCCTGCCAGGCGGTCGAGGCGTGGTGGACATGGACGACGGACCGACCCTTGCCGAACCGGTCGAAGGCCTGCGCGAGCAGGTCGCGGGACAGGTACTGGGGCCAGGCGACGAGGGCTACGACGAAGCGCGGCGGGTCTGGAACGGCATGGTCGACGCGCGTCCGCTCGCCGTCGTGCGGGCCTCCTCGGTGGACGACGTGCGCCACACCGTTCTGGTCGCGCGGGACCGCGGGCTCACCCTCGCCGTGCGGGGCGGCGGGCACGGCGTCGCCGGCAACGGCACGGTCGACGGCGGCATCGTCCTAGATCTGGGGGCGCTGAACGCCGTCACTACCGATCCCCGCGCTCGGACGGTCACCGCCGGCGGCGGCGCGCTCCTTTCCGACGTCGACGCCGCGACGGTGCCGCACGGACTCGTCGTCCCGCTGGGGGTCGTCTCACGCACAGGGGTCGGTGGTCTCACGCTCGGCGGCGGTGTCGGCTGGCTGACCCGGGCCTACGGGCTGGCCGCGGACAACCTCCTGGCGGCGGACGTGGTGACAGCGACGGGTGAGGTGGTGCGCGCCGGCGACGACGGCGACCCCGAGCTGCTCTGGGGTCTCCGAGGCGGCGGCGGGAACTTCGGTGTCGCCGTCTCCCTGACGTTCCGCGCCTACCCCCTGCCCGAACGAGTGCTCGCGGGCACGCTCCTGTACGGCCTGCCCCGTTGGCGGGAGGTGCTCGCTTCCTACGAGCGCTGGACCCGCGAGATGCCCGAGGCCATGCAGACGATCGTCTCGGTCATGACCCCGCCGCCGGAGCTGGACGCCGGCGACGACCCGGTCCTCATGGTCGGCTACGTCTGGGCCCTGCCCGACCACGACGCCGGCGAGGCCGTCGTCGCCGAGCTGCGGGCTGTCGCCCCGCCGGACGCCGAGGAGTCGGGACCGGCCACGTGGAGAGACGTCCAGACGGCGCAGGACGCCTTCCTGCCGCCCGGCTCACGGGCTTACTGGAAGAACGCCTCGTTCGACCGCCTCGACGACGAGGTGATCGAGGTCCTCGTCCGACGCGGCACCGAGCAGACCTGGGTGGGCACCGGGTACGACATCCACCACATGGCCGGGGCGTACGAGCGGGAGCCCGAGGGCGGATCGCCCTTCCCGGCACGGTCCGCCAGGTTCTGGCTCAACATCTACGGCTTCTGGACCGACCCGGCGGACGACGCCCACCACACGGCCTTCGTCCGTGGCCTCGCGGCCGACATGGCACCGTTCGCGACCGGCGGGCTGTACGTGAACTTCATGGGTGGGTCCGAGGTGGCCGACGGCGCCGCCTGGGCACGGACGATCTACGGCGAGGAGGCGACGGGCCGGCTGGTGGCGCTCAAGCGTCGCTACGACCCGGAGAACCTCTTCCGGCTCAACCACAACATCCCGCCGGGCTGACCGCTCGAGCTGCCGGGCTGACCGCCGAAGCTGCCGGGCCGACCGGTGAAGCTGCCGGGCTGACCGCTCGTGCTGCCCGATCGCGCCCGGCTACGGCGTGAACCCCCGGGGCCGTTCGCGATCCTCGGAGTCCCCGACGGCCGTGTCCGCCTCGGCCCCGGCGGCGGGGTCGCCGCCACCCTCCTCGCCGTGGACGTCAGGCGACGGGCCCAGCTCGTCGGACCGGTCCGGGTCCGCCGCGCCGTAGGTCAGGTCGGCGGGACCCGACGTGGTGGGTGGCGCGGCGCGGCGGCCGGAGTCCTCGTCGGGCGGTGCAATGCGCTCGTCCTCGCTCATGCGCCTACGGTCGCACCGAACCCGCCCGACGGCGCGGCGAGCGGACCGTTCGCCCTGCGAGGCGGCTGCGCCGCCCATCCCGAGGTGCGGCGGGCTGCCCTGCCGGACCTGCACGGCCGCCGTCAGGAGGTCTGGTCGTCGACGTCCTCGGGATCGGTCCACACGCCATGCTGACGCTCGGTCCACAGCTCGTCGCGAGCGGCGCTCTTGGCGTCCATGAGCTCGTGGTAACCGCGGCGCTTCTCCGCACGGGTCGGCCGCGCGGTCTCCTCCAGGCGCAGGTCGGTGCCGCGCGGCCCGAGCAGCTCGGCACCGGTCTGCATGGTGGGCTCCCAGTCGAAGACGACCCCGCCCTCGACCGCACCGATGACGACCGTGTCGCCCGCGACGGCACCGGCGCGGTAGAGCTGGTCCTCGACGCCGATCCGGTTGAGCCGGTCGGCGAGGTAGCCGACGGCCTCGTCGTTGTTGAAGTCGGTCTGACGCACCCACCGCTCGGGCTTGGCGCCACGCACCTGGTAGAACACCCCGTCCGGCCCGTTGCGGCGGGTCACGGTGAACCCGGCGTCGTCGACGGCGGTGGGCCGCAGGATCACCCGGGTAGCCTCCTGCGTGGGGGCCTCGGCCCGCGCCCGCGCGACGATCTCGGCCAGCGCGAACGACAGCTGCCGCAGACCCTCGTGGCTCGCCGTCGAGATCTCGAAGACCCGCAGGCCGCGCTGCTCCAGCTCGGGGCGGACCATCTCGGCGAGGTCCCGCGCCTCGGGGACGTCGATCTTGTTGAGGACGACGACGCGGGGGCGCTCCATGAGCGGAACCCGCCCCCCGGCGAGGTCGAGGTCCCCGGCGTAGGCGGCGAGCTCGGCCTCGATGGTGTCCAGGTCGCTCACCGGGTCGCGGCCCGGCTCGAGCGTGGCGCAGTCGAGGACGTGGACGACGACGGCGCAGCGCTCGATGTGACGCAGGAACTCCAGACCCAGGCCCTTGCCCTGCGAGGCGCCGGGGATGAGGCCCGGGACGTCGGCGACGGTGTAGCGCTCCGAGCCGGCCTGGACGACGCCGAGGTTGGGCACGAGCGTGGTGAACGGGTAGTCGGCGATCTTGGGACGCGCGGCGGACATGGCCGCGATGAGCGAGGACTTCCCGGCGCTCGGGAAACCCACGAGCGCGACGTCGGCGACGGACTTCAGCTCGAGGACGAGGTCGACCTGCTCCCCCTCCTCGCCCAGGAGGGCGAAGCCGGGAGCCTTGCGCCGCGGCGAGGACAGGGCGGCGTTGCCGAGCCCGCCGTGGCCGCCCTGGGCGGCGACGAACCGCGTGCCAGCACCGACGAGGTCGGCGAGGACCTCGCCGTCGAGGGTCTTGACGACCGTGCCGTCGGGGACGGGGAGGATCAGGTCCTCACCGGTCCTGCCCGCGCGCATGTCACCGGCCCCCTGGGTGCCGGACGTCGCCCGCTGGTGCGGGGAGTGGTGGTAGGGCAGCAGCGTCGTGGTCTGGGGGTCGACGACGAGGATGACGTCACCGCCCTTGCCGCCGTTCGCGCCGTCGGGGCCGGCGAGCGGCTTGAACTTCTCGCGCCGGATGGACGCGCAGCCGTTCCCGCCGTCGCCCGCGGCGACGTGGAGAACCACGCGATCGACGAAGGTGGCCATCGCCGTCGTCCTCTCTCTCGGGTCCGGCGCGCCGTGGGGCGCCCCGTGGGTGGTGCGGTCCTGCGGACCTCAGGCATGGAACAGGGGCGGACGGCTGTGCGCCGTCCGCCCCTGCCCGGAGCTGAAGGTGTTGCTCAGGCGTTCGCCAGGACGATGTCGACGACCTTGCGGCCGCGGCGGGTGCCGAAGGCGACGGCGCCGGGCTCGAGGGCGAAGAGGGTGTCGTCCTTGCCACGGCCGACGTTCAGACCGGGGTGGAAGTGGGTGCCGCGCTGGCGGACGATGATCTCGCCGGCCTTGACGACCTGGCCACCGAAGCGCTTGACGCCCAGACGCTGGGCGTTGGAGTCGCGGCCGTTCCGGGAGGAGCTGGCGCCCTTCTTGTGTGCCATCTCGAACCTGCTTTCTGATTGCTCGATACGAACGGACCCTGGCGGGCCGCGAGTCAGTTGATGCCGGTGACCTTCAGGCGCGTGCGCTGGCTGCGGTAGCCCTGGCGCTTGCGGTAGCCGGTCTTGTTCTTGAACTTCATGATCGAGATCTTCGGGCCCTTCTCGGCCCGGACGATCTCGGCGGTGACCTTGACCTTGCCGAGGTCGCCGGCGCCCGTGGTGACCTTGTCACCGTCGACGAGCATGATCGGCTCGAGCTCGACGGTCTCGCCGACCTCACCGGTCAGCCTGTCGACGACGACGACGTCGCCGACGGACACCTTCTCCTGACGGCCGCCGGCCTTGACGATCGCGTACACCACGTTGCTGCTCATCTCTGTCGTTACGGGTGGGGTCACGGCTCCCGGGGACCTGAGATCCCGCCGGGGCTGCCGGACTTCACGGAACAGGCGCGCCGCGGAGGCGCACCGACGCTCTAGGTTACGCGCTGGGGGTCCTGCGGGCAAATGTCCGCGGGGCCCCACCAGCGGTCCTGCCCTGTGGGATCGGGCACAAGGCTACGCGAGCGAGGCAGCCGCTGCGAGCAGCGCGAAGGCCCCGCCCCAGCGGGGACGGGGCCTGTCACGTCGGGTCAGCCGGCGCAGCCGTGGACGACCGCGACGCCGACGAAGGCGTTGGCGCCACCGGCGTAGTTGGGGTGCGCCGAGTCGCCCGCGGCCCTGGCCGGACCGACCAGCTGGCCGAAGGACGTGCCGCAGCTGTCCTGGATGGTCTTGCCGGGCGGCATGTGGCCCGCGGCGGAGGCCGGGGCGGCCAGGAGGCCGAGCCCGAGTACTGCGGCGGCGATGAGTGTCTTCTTCATGAGGATCTCCTTCTACCCGGGGGCCGGCGCCCGCCTCGTCGGCCCGTCGTCGGGCCGTCAAGAGGGACGCTACACACACATCGCTCGCTTGGCTAGATACTAGATAGGAGAGTTTGGGTCTTCTGACTGCCCGGCCGCGTGCGGCGGGTCCACGTG
Coding sequences within it:
- a CDS encoding DUF222 domain-containing protein, with translation MDQDPESAARDRDGSAGDDRPADTHTRDGDARAAQGSDADDRDAQARERGYCCYADALTNGGCEHLIAVQRQWRTEERIARARTLTTLGIKGLADQAHDGHRWSQDVFDQLLGPGGYQAVAEPLTPPATDSEDSAGDGDGDEDEDAARVRRRRRLDRPIAEVIAQVYAEHAATLGVALNVLASMAPGPELAALLDEIDLDALAPFAKVEVVAAYKRLESWSAGRAALAAAHVATEPVMYAKTGAAAPKTIDGTAEELALRLATTRQDAAKLVATGQGLTRSFAATRAHLESGQIDYRKAATIVATLHHSPTPVAWMVEHDILTEADRRTHPQLVRDLADKLIAVDPHDAQARHHRARARRHVTHTQPLPDGMGRISAVTTATSCVQIDLVLDHMAQSARAAGDTRTTDQLRADILLALITGRFRPTTHTPGHDHDHAEGDADAATNSDPDADADAATAADTDADADADADTAAGPRTEADAGTGAVESGTTCRCPAAPQDPSEGPCLPPLHLLIPADGEWFGDPPKVDIRLDVPLSVLLPPATATPPTTTTQQPPPTSGPPQDAPTVPGQPPDDTAESPPTSDPPTSDPPQDGPTSDQPQDTPTSDPPQDTPAVPGEFPDDPPAGVATLTGYGPITPDVARALAAGGTWRRIVTDPLTGAVLDVGRTRYRPPADLLDHVRQRDRTCVRPGCTTPAHRCQYDHTQAWAHGGPTAAHNGGPLCTRDHTIKTAGIFTVVQPQPGIFEWLTPTGHAYRREINGTITMLPHTPPHLADRRPTTKHLTGAAPGDPPPDPGTPPY
- a CDS encoding FAD-binding oxidoreductase, whose translation is MDDGPTLAEPVEGLREQVAGQVLGPGDEGYDEARRVWNGMVDARPLAVVRASSVDDVRHTVLVARDRGLTLAVRGGGHGVAGNGTVDGGIVLDLGALNAVTTDPRARTVTAGGGALLSDVDAATVPHGLVVPLGVVSRTGVGGLTLGGGVGWLTRAYGLAADNLLAADVVTATGEVVRAGDDGDPELLWGLRGGGGNFGVAVSLTFRAYPLPERVLAGTLLYGLPRWREVLASYERWTREMPEAMQTIVSVMTPPPELDAGDDPVLMVGYVWALPDHDAGEAVVAELRAVAPPDAEESGPATWRDVQTAQDAFLPPGSRAYWKNASFDRLDDEVIEVLVRRGTEQTWVGTGYDIHHMAGAYEREPEGGSPFPARSARFWLNIYGFWTDPADDAHHTAFVRGLAADMAPFATGGLYVNFMGGSEVADGAAWARTIYGEEATGRLVALKRRYDPENLFRLNHNIPPG
- the obgE gene encoding GTPase ObgE, with the protein product MATFVDRVVLHVAAGDGGNGCASIRREKFKPLAGPDGANGGKGGDVILVVDPQTTTLLPYHHSPHQRATSGTQGAGDMRAGRTGEDLILPVPDGTVVKTLDGEVLADLVGAGTRFVAAQGGHGGLGNAALSSPRRKAPGFALLGEEGEQVDLVLELKSVADVALVGFPSAGKSSLIAAMSAARPKIADYPFTTLVPNLGVVQAGSERYTVADVPGLIPGASQGKGLGLEFLRHIERCAVVVHVLDCATLEPGRDPVSDLDTIEAELAAYAGDLDLAGGRVPLMERPRVVVLNKIDVPEARDLAEMVRPELEQRGLRVFEISTASHEGLRQLSFALAEIVARARAEAPTQEATRVILRPTAVDDAGFTVTRRNGPDGVFYQVRGAKPERWVRQTDFNNDEAVGYLADRLNRIGVEDQLYRAGAVAGDTVVIGAVEGGVVFDWEPTMQTGAELLGPRGTDLRLEETARPTRAEKRRGYHELMDAKSAARDELWTERQHGVWTDPEDVDDQTS
- the rpmA gene encoding 50S ribosomal protein L27 — protein: MAHKKGASSSRNGRDSNAQRLGVKRFGGQVVKAGEIIVRQRGTHFHPGLNVGRGKDDTLFALEPGAVAFGTRRGRKVVDIVLANA
- the rplU gene encoding 50S ribosomal protein L21, which codes for MVYAIVKAGGRQEKVSVGDVVVVDRLTGEVGETVELEPIMLVDGDKVTTGAGDLGKVKVTAEIVRAEKGPKISIMKFKNKTGYRKRQGYRSQRTRLKVTGIN